The following is a genomic window from Gymnodinialimonas ceratoperidinii.
CGCGACCTCGCGGCGGAGTCGATGTACGAATACGGCAGCCGCGTGGGCTTCTGGCGGATACATGACCTGTTCCGCTCCCGCGAGGTGCCGCTGACGATCTTCGCCGCGGCGCTGGCACTGGAGCGGACCCCCGACATCGCCGCCGCGATCGCCGCAACCGATTGGGACATCTGCGCCCACGGCTACCGCTGGATCGAGGCCTATCACCTGACGCCGAAGGCTGAAGCCAAGCAGATCGCCATGGCCCATGAGAGCCTTCTGAAGACGGTGGGACGCGCGCCCAAGGGCTTTTATTGTCGCTACTCCGCCTCTGCCGTGACGCGGGGGCTCGTGGCCTCACACGGCGGATTTTCCTACGACAGCGACGCCTATAACGACGATCTCCCCTACTGGACCGTCGCCAACGGCAACCCGCATCTGGTGGTGCCCTACACGATGGTCACCAACGACGCGAAATTCCTGTCGGGCGATGTCTTCTCGGGCCGTGAGTTCGGCGATTTCCTGATCGACAGCTTCGATGTCCTCCGCGCCGAGGCGCAGGTCACACCACGCATGATGTCTATCGGGCTGCATAGCCGGATCATCGGCCATCCGGGGCGTCTGGCGGGCCTGATCCGCTTCATGGATCACCTTGCCGAACACGATGACGTCTGGGTGTGTGGCCGCGATCAGATCGCTGCGTTCTGGCACGAGAACGTGCCGCCGGGGAAGATCGTATGACCACGAAGCTTACCATACCCCTGCTCGCGCCGGACCCCGCTGCTTTCGCCCCCTACGGGCAGTTCGTGGCCCCGCCGGCGACCCCGGGCGAGCGGCGTTTCTACAGCGAGGTGCTTGATCGGCGTCCCGCGGGGTCGGTGCCGGTGCTGCACACCAATCACGTGCTGCCCCAGACCCTGCCGCTCGACGTCACCCGGATCGAGAGGCACGCCCATGCGGCGCAATGCTTCATCCCTCTCGACGTGGCGCGTTACGTGGTGATGGTCATGCCCTCTGCCGCTGACGGCTCGCCCCTGCCGGAACAGGCTCTGGCGATGTTGATGCCCGGCACCATGGGCGTCGTCTTCAATCCCGGCGTCTGGCACCTCGGTGCGACCGTTCTGGATAAGGCGGCGTCTTTCACTGTGCTGATGTGGCGGGGCGGCGCCCAGGCCGACGACCAGTTCCTGACCATTCCACCCGTGACCCTCGCGGCCCCATCCTGAACACCCGCGCCTTCGCGCGCGTCCTGAAAGAGCACGCCCATGACCAACCGTCAGATCGAATTGTTTGTCCCCGCCATCACGCCGTTCAAACCCGACCTCAGCATTGATACCGAGCGCTTCGTGGCCCACGCGCGCGCGCTGATGGCGGCAGGCGCCCACGGCCTTGCGCCCTTCGGCACGACCAGCGAGGCGAACTCGCTTTCGGTGGCCGAGCGGATGGCGGCGCTTGAAGCGCTGATCGATGCCGGCATCGACCCGGGACAGCTGATCCCCGGCACCGGCTGCTGCAACGCCGAGGATACGATCACGCTCTCCTCCCATGCCACGCGGATGGGCTGCCGCGGCGTCCTGATGCTGCCGCCGTTCTACTACAAGGGTGTCTCGGACGACGGCGTGTTCGACGCTTTCGCACAGGTTATCGACGCCGTCGGCCCGAACCTTTGCGTCTATCTCTACCACATCCCGCAGATGTCCGGCGTGCCGATCACCCTGCCGCTGATCGAGCG
Proteins encoded in this region:
- a CDS encoding polysaccharide deacetylase family protein → MSRPRDLAGYGAHPPDIRWPNGAGLAVNFVLNVEEGSEYSVGDGDGRSESALCEVRASRVPVGDRDLAAESMYEYGSRVGFWRIHDLFRSREVPLTIFAAALALERTPDIAAAIAATDWDICAHGYRWIEAYHLTPKAEAKQIAMAHESLLKTVGRAPKGFYCRYSASAVTRGLVASHGGFSYDSDAYNDDLPYWTVANGNPHLVVPYTMVTNDAKFLSGDVFSGREFGDFLIDSFDVLRAEAQVTPRMMSIGLHSRIIGHPGRLAGLIRFMDHLAEHDDVWVCGRDQIAAFWHENVPPGKIV
- a CDS encoding ureidoglycolate lyase — protein: MTTKLTIPLLAPDPAAFAPYGQFVAPPATPGERRFYSEVLDRRPAGSVPVLHTNHVLPQTLPLDVTRIERHAHAAQCFIPLDVARYVVMVMPSAADGSPLPEQALAMLMPGTMGVVFNPGVWHLGATVLDKAASFTVLMWRGGAQADDQFLTIPPVTLAAPS
- a CDS encoding dihydrodipicolinate synthase family protein; protein product: MTNRQIELFVPAITPFKPDLSIDTERFVAHARALMAAGAHGLAPFGTTSEANSLSVAERMAALEALIDAGIDPGQLIPGTGCCNAEDTITLSSHATRMGCRGVLMLPPFYYKGVSDDGVFDAFAQVIDAVGPNLCVYLYHIPQMSGVPITLPLIERLIARYGGQIAGLKDSSGKWENTKAVIKAFPQIDTYSASESMIPQNVATGGAGCISASLNVNPRGIRALLDGLNGPDQAALHEQVSAVRSIFEGLPLIPAIKAAVAEQNNDPEYARVRPPFVAMGDEHKDAVAEAVRIAGPQGAA